In Helianthus annuus cultivar XRQ/B chromosome 8, HanXRQr2.0-SUNRISE, whole genome shotgun sequence, a single genomic region encodes these proteins:
- the LOC110873168 gene encoding peroxisomal and mitochondrial division factor 2, with amino-acid sequence MSDESAVNGVAATDVDVEVEIAANDSDETAIQTINKLTQKLQTLEQQNQQLITQNTSSATKIKQLEDEIQTSESDKRALSSIAARAAELETEVSRLQHDLITSMSEGQESLTELNEFKRIVEDLKKSESEKSEKIDAIEKERNLLLNRLSEFEEKLKESESQIREFEKKIEGFEVRESELKREKVKLEEEVKEKDEQIQNLKQMIEKNRVETEKSNKEKEDVEALVKELETKVNELENELKKEKEVEKANGFVVNGDEKVSKSKVEWPVVAATAGAVALVAVVYFRHAKF; translated from the coding sequence ATGTCTGACGAATCCGCCGTTAACGGCGTCGCCGCCACCGACGTCGACGTTGAAGTCGAAATCGCCGCCAACGATTCCGACGAAACTGCAATTCAAACCATCAACAAACTAACACAAAAGCTCCAGACTCTCGAACAACAAAATCAACAACTCATCACCCAAAACACCTCATCCGCAACCAAAATCAAACAACTCGAAGACGAGATTCAAACTTCCGAATCGGATAAGCGAGCACTGAGTTCAATCGCTGCACGAGCGGCTGAGTTAGAGACCGAGGTGTCCAGGCTGCAGCACGATTTGATTACTTCGATGTCCGAAGGTCAGGAATCGCTCACTGAGTTGAACGAGTTCAAGCGAATCGTTGAGGACTTGAAGAAGAGCGAGTCCGAGAAATCGGAGAAGATTGATGCGATTGAGAAGGAGAGAAACTTGTTGTTGAATCGGTTGAGTGAATTTGAAGAGAAATTGAAGGAATCGGAGAGTCAGATTCGTGAGTTTGAGAAGAAGATTGAAGGATTTGAGGTGAGAGAGAGTGAAttgaagagagagaaagtgaaACTTGAAGAAGAAGTTAAGGAGAAAGACGAGCAAATACAGAATCTGAAACAAATGATTGAGAAGAATCGAGTTGAAACTGAGAAATCGAACAAGGAAAAGGAGGATGTGGAAGCTCTGGTGAAGGAATTAGAGACTAAGGTTAACGAATTGGAGAATGAATTAAAGAAGGAGAAAGAGGTGGAGAAGGCTAATGGTTTTGTTGTGAATGGTGATGAGAAGGTGTCCAAATCTAAGGTGGAATGGCCGGTGGTTGCAGCCACGGCTGGAGCGGTTGCTTTGGTGGCGGTTGTCTATTTTCGTCACGCCAAGTTTTGA